A window from Sinanaerobacter sp. ZZT-01 encodes these proteins:
- a CDS encoding leucine-rich repeat protein, with protein MQRFIRNAGTVFLTFAMIINSTMPVMALGDELSADTEAVDVQVYNEENGTDINNESDAEESIATKDEAKAEDSIEAEDKAKAEDSIEAEDVSDAKGNIDTDNEENKSDVNNDIDQSDQINNLSSEVESELEVPSFLNASEDFTIEDGILLAYTGTDTEVVIPEGVLVIGDGSRTIFTNNSAVTAVTISDSVTEIADKAFYACTELTEINFSDKINLQKIGKSAFFNTRLTSLVIPEGVTEIGDSALYGSTLQAISLPATLEKLGDTSVYYAFASTSGTAPKSSFKVEIAQENRVYSEKNGAVYDKEEETLFYYPSGITGSYEISDGTKIIAPYAFRSSALQQVVIADSVEEIGENAFSGAQVTSISIPGSVKQIGKNAFYSAKMGTVNLNEGLQIIEQYAFGGGHFTSLTIPKTVTAIGSGAFEDFGGEIRILNAETNLGSGFIEYYKNITVYGLENSTAQTYVSELAAEKGDRCKVKFELLQEETETEVQSVSLDKNTLSLSVGNTETLTGSVSPLNATNPSLTWNVSDETIVTVDQRGIVKAVAEGSAIVQATSVNGLFDQCEVIVTAASDFVIQDNVLVSYTGSEESITIPDSVTIIGNGTDAVFGNDSKVVSVTIPGSVTKISDKAFYYANTLKEINFSSEKNLKEIGASSFQLATALKEIEIPEGVTEIGTQAFVGTHSLTSVSLPATLVRFGAENDRFDAAFIYAASKGHDTLTEINVAEGNPVYASKNGVVYSADGKNLLFCPHARMGSLTVAEGTERIAPYAMAKGKIQQVILPYSLLKIDDSAFYETKLMSITIPGSVKSIGKLGFFNAQIRSITFEEGLETIGENAFSQSRITGISIPASVKEIKRNAFDFEYGANHWIRIKGNDTIFDNEFIPYYYGISVYAQRGSSAEQYIKDKQEEKGASCKLIFCEVSSFIEVNDISLNQETAQLKRTETAALTVTINPDRSQATLIAWSSSKPEVATVDQNGLVTAVQPGVTEITAEVSGHIAKCVVTVEKEEGESDFTIDEEGKITGFIGLDMRDLVIPETVNGKKVTGIADKAFYRQNDIKTLIIGGHVKEIGNGAFQQCTGITAVALNEGIERIGESVFNGCDKIESIVIPEGIEVISANAFTSCSMLQEITLPSSLKTIGEAAFRSCTKLTEISLPEGLVSIEKQAFLGCPISTLHLPASLEKLGNEYIGEVFEIPGQNPANTTMKTITVEAGNTNFTAYDGLLYDATGTKVMFCPRGRTEAEIREGVTRINDYAFFMCFDLVSVKMPSTLEEVGSQAFHYCEALTDCTLPQGLLIVENSAFFGCEKWADFTIPSSVQRIDAYGFTECAAKEIVVPEGIKRIEAFTFWGYEDTLEKITLPSTLEYIGDSAFAWTKKVKEIVIPEGVTEIGSQAFGRCDALESITLPSTLKIIGKEAFIGSSESNALKEIFISSNVTSIGENAFKNYGDNLTIVTDQYGDAAAAYAVANGHLLRIEGDSETDFVVEDGVLVRYEGSASEVVIPNTVIEIGEGALAEENLNSRLKKVIIPSTVTKIGKEAFHGSGVTEVLFSEGSQLKTIGESAFAYCTKLPAISLPETVTEIGASAFDGDSLLGEIAIPASVTSIGDKAFNVCTGLRKVTFAASSNLKTIGEGAFYNCFRLSELDIPEGVTEVGDQAFRISKTFERISLPSTLTKLGSSVPAVFAAVGNSTQSGSDSLLEINIAEGNTVYSSWNGSVYTADKKSLLYVPSAKTGTVIVKEGTETIGNNALIRSKLDHIALPESLKSIGENAFSTSSISSVEIPASVESIGNNAFFWCSNLKSVLLNDGLKKISYGAFSESPLSSVTIPATVESVGEYAFDNVQSWVFVKGRDTILEKDFISYYKPLTIYGEKGSTAESYVTETKAEKGESCKLSFALLDTFVPVTQIDLNTKSVQLKRFETFNLEVTVLPDDATHKDMIFKSLNSDVATVDSTGKITAISSGTTEIQVLSSDGPSVSCTVVVEKGETDSDYTINNQGEITGYYGTDKDLIFPDTVNEVTVVGIADYAFSKNNRITSITLPSNIKYIGDGAFENCINLGEINFSTGLQSIGKEAFHNCGYLSEVHLPEGLKNMGEGVFMNCEKLERVSFPSTLKEIPAKAFLTCWRLLKVELPEGVEVIGEDAFYECEAMETLVLPNTLKNIQEGAFTACVSLEEARIPEGVVSIEKEAFMSCTDMKTIYLPSTLKTFGNEYAGDVFEQSASVLGCDHLETITVAEGNSVYSSKDNLLYSADGKTLLFCPRGRTSASVQEGTVIIGDSAFFFCLKLESVTLPSSIRKLDKNAFHLCEKLKEINLPQGLETIEYGALAECVSLTELKIPSGVTSIGTFALSGSNLTSIELPSSVVSLGDRVFSASLQLKKVTIPSMLKNVGEDLFTGCNKALCIITDSSNSTIYRYAIANNIPVQVTGSSGGSSGGSSGGKGSSSKSKSTAEETKTTKSVDEVTGAVTEKKIYSDGTSEKTVTEKDGTVTKVIIKPDGSISNTEKRADGTQITTEVSSSGKVTAKIQLSKSLKKEKGVRVIVPTGAKTGAGLVAVLVRGDGTREIVKTSIPLKDGIAFTADSDMDVEIIDNSKKFSDISSSDWHADAVQFVAARELFAGTGKEQFSPNEDASRAMIFTVLARLDGQDVSGGETWYAKASEWAVSQRISDGLNPDSKITREQLVSMLYRYAGTPKATSELGKFYDADAVSSWSADAMRWAVENHIISGKGNGNLEPSASATRAEIAAMMQNFITN; from the coding sequence GTGCAAAGATTTATAAGAAATGCAGGAACCGTATTTCTGACTTTTGCAATGATAATAAATAGTACAATGCCAGTTATGGCATTGGGCGACGAACTTTCCGCTGATACAGAAGCTGTAGATGTTCAGGTTTATAATGAAGAGAATGGAACGGATATAAACAATGAATCCGATGCAGAAGAGAGTATAGCGACGAAGGATGAAGCCAAAGCAGAGGACAGTATAGAAGCAGAGGATAAAGCCAAAGCAGAGGACAGTATAGAAGCGGAGGACGTATCCGATGCAAAGGGCAATATAGATACAGATAATGAAGAAAATAAATCAGATGTTAATAATGATATAGATCAATCGGATCAAATAAATAATTTGAGTTCAGAAGTGGAAAGCGAACTGGAGGTACCTTCTTTTTTGAATGCATCAGAGGATTTCACAATAGAGGATGGTATTTTGCTTGCTTATACAGGGACGGACACAGAAGTTGTAATTCCGGAAGGCGTTTTGGTAATTGGTGATGGAAGTAGAACGATTTTTACTAATAACTCTGCCGTGACAGCTGTAACCATTTCTGATTCTGTGACAGAAATTGCGGACAAAGCTTTTTATGCTTGTACTGAGCTTACAGAAATCAACTTTTCCGACAAAATTAATTTACAAAAAATAGGAAAATCAGCCTTTTTTAATACAAGGCTTACTTCTTTAGTAATCCCCGAAGGGGTAACAGAAATTGGTGATTCCGCACTTTATGGAAGTACATTGCAAGCAATATCCCTTCCGGCCACTTTGGAAAAATTAGGGGATACTTCGGTTTATTATGCATTTGCTTCAACCAGCGGAACAGCACCGAAATCTTCGTTCAAAGTGGAGATTGCGCAGGAAAATCGTGTTTACAGTGAAAAAAACGGCGCCGTGTATGATAAAGAAGAAGAAACGCTGTTTTATTATCCATCCGGAATAACAGGGAGTTATGAAATTTCAGATGGCACAAAAATAATTGCACCTTATGCTTTTCGCAGTTCCGCATTACAGCAGGTGGTGATTGCTGATTCCGTGGAGGAGATCGGAGAAAATGCTTTCAGCGGGGCGCAAGTGACCAGTATCTCAATACCAGGTTCTGTCAAGCAAATTGGGAAAAATGCATTTTATAGTGCGAAAATGGGTACAGTCAATCTTAATGAAGGGCTTCAAATTATCGAGCAATATGCTTTTGGGGGAGGCCATTTTACCTCTCTGACGATTCCCAAAACAGTTACAGCAATCGGAAGCGGTGCGTTTGAAGATTTTGGAGGGGAAATCCGAATCTTAAATGCAGAAACAAATTTGGGAAGCGGGTTTATAGAATATTATAAAAACATTACTGTCTATGGATTGGAAAATTCTACAGCGCAAACGTATGTATCGGAACTTGCGGCAGAAAAAGGAGATCGCTGTAAAGTGAAGTTTGAGTTGCTGCAAGAAGAGACCGAAACAGAAGTTCAAAGTGTTTCGTTGGATAAAAACACATTATCTCTTTCTGTAGGGAATACGGAAACGCTTACGGGAAGCGTTTCACCGTTGAATGCCACGAATCCATCCTTGACGTGGAATGTATCCGATGAGACGATTGTAACGGTAGACCAAAGAGGAATCGTAAAAGCCGTTGCAGAAGGAAGCGCAATCGTTCAAGCGACTTCAGTAAACGGCCTTTTCGATCAGTGCGAGGTTATTGTGACCGCAGCATCTGATTTTGTGATCCAAGATAATGTTTTGGTTTCCTATACCGGAAGTGAAGAAAGCATTACGATACCCGACAGTGTTACGATAATCGGAAATGGAACGGATGCGGTATTTGGAAACGATTCTAAGGTTGTTTCCGTAACCATTCCGGGTTCCGTAACAAAGATTTCAGATAAGGCGTTTTATTACGCAAACACCCTTAAAGAAATCAATTTTTCTTCCGAGAAGAATTTGAAAGAAATCGGCGCATCTTCCTTTCAATTAGCGACTGCTCTTAAAGAAATTGAAATTCCAGAAGGGGTGACAGAAATTGGAACACAGGCGTTTGTTGGTACTCACAGCTTGACGAGTGTTTCACTGCCGGCTACACTAGTCAGATTCGGTGCTGAAAATGACCGCTTTGATGCAGCTTTTATTTATGCCGCTTCAAAAGGTCATGATACATTAACTGAAATTAATGTAGCGGAAGGAAATCCGGTATATGCTTCAAAAAATGGAGTCGTTTATTCTGCAGACGGGAAAAATTTGCTGTTCTGCCCTCACGCTAGAATGGGAAGCTTAACAGTTGCAGAGGGTACGGAGAGAATCGCTCCTTACGCAATGGCAAAAGGAAAGATTCAACAGGTGATTTTGCCATATTCACTTTTGAAAATTGATGATTCTGCTTTTTATGAAACAAAGCTCATGTCTATTACGATTCCAGGCTCCGTAAAAAGCATTGGAAAGCTTGGATTTTTTAATGCACAAATACGAAGCATTACCTTTGAAGAAGGGTTAGAAACCATTGGTGAAAATGCATTTTCACAAAGCCGGATCACGGGAATTTCGATTCCGGCAAGTGTGAAAGAAATTAAAAGGAATGCATTTGATTTTGAGTATGGTGCGAATCACTGGATTCGGATAAAGGGAAATGATACTATCTTTGATAATGAATTTATACCATATTATTACGGTATCTCTGTTTATGCACAGAGGGGATCGAGCGCAGAACAATACATAAAGGATAAACAAGAAGAAAAAGGTGCGTCTTGTAAACTGATCTTCTGTGAGGTAAGTAGTTTCATAGAAGTGAATGACATTTCTTTAAATCAAGAGACTGCACAATTAAAACGAACAGAGACGGCGGCGCTCACGGTTACAATTAATCCCGACAGAAGTCAGGCTACATTGATAGCATGGAGTTCCAGTAAGCCTGAGGTCGCAACGGTAGATCAAAATGGACTGGTTACTGCGGTGCAGCCGGGTGTAACTGAAATTACAGCGGAGGTAAGCGGCCATATTGCAAAGTGTGTAGTCACTGTAGAAAAGGAAGAAGGAGAAAGTGATTTTACCATTGATGAAGAAGGTAAAATTACCGGCTTCATAGGGCTGGATATGAGAGATCTGGTTATTCCTGAGACGGTGAATGGAAAAAAAGTGACAGGAATTGCAGATAAAGCGTTCTACAGACAAAATGATATTAAAACGCTCATCATTGGTGGACACGTAAAAGAAATCGGAAATGGAGCTTTTCAGCAATGCACAGGAATTACAGCGGTAGCGCTTAATGAGGGAATTGAAAGAATAGGAGAGTCTGTTTTTAATGGCTGTGATAAAATTGAGTCAATTGTGATTCCCGAAGGAATTGAAGTCATTTCAGCAAATGCATTTACAAGTTGCAGTATGCTTCAAGAGATTACATTGCCTTCCTCTTTAAAAACAATTGGTGAAGCGGCATTCCGTTCTTGTACAAAGCTTACTGAAATATCACTGCCGGAAGGATTGGTGTCAATTGAAAAGCAGGCTTTTTTGGGGTGCCCGATTTCCACATTGCATTTACCGGCTTCTCTAGAAAAACTCGGAAATGAATATATTGGAGAAGTTTTTGAAATTCCGGGGCAGAATCCGGCTAATACAACAATGAAGACAATTACAGTAGAAGCGGGAAATACAAATTTCACTGCTTACGATGGTCTGCTTTATGATGCAACGGGAACAAAGGTTATGTTTTGCCCACGTGGACGAACAGAAGCAGAGATTCGTGAAGGCGTAACAAGAATTAATGACTATGCGTTCTTTATGTGCTTCGATCTCGTATCTGTTAAAATGCCTTCCACATTGGAAGAAGTAGGGAGCCAAGCATTTCATTACTGCGAGGCTTTGACAGATTGCACCTTACCGCAGGGTCTTTTGATTGTAGAAAATTCTGCATTTTTCGGTTGTGAAAAATGGGCAGATTTCACAATACCGTCTTCCGTTCAACGTATTGATGCTTATGGATTTACTGAGTGTGCGGCAAAAGAAATTGTGGTACCAGAAGGAATTAAAAGAATTGAAGCGTTCACTTTTTGGGGATACGAAGACACACTTGAGAAAATTACATTACCATCAACATTAGAATATATTGGCGATTCTGCTTTTGCTTGGACAAAAAAAGTAAAAGAAATTGTGATTCCGGAAGGAGTCACAGAGATTGGTTCGCAAGCATTTGGAAGATGTGATGCTTTAGAGAGTATCACGTTACCTTCTACTTTAAAAATAATTGGAAAAGAAGCCTTTATCGGTTCTTCCGAATCCAATGCATTAAAAGAAATTTTTATTTCAAGCAATGTAACCTCCATTGGAGAAAATGCTTTTAAAAACTATGGCGATAATCTTACAATTGTGACAGATCAGTATGGAGATGCAGCTGCCGCTTATGCAGTGGCAAACGGGCATCTTTTACGTATTGAAGGAGATTCAGAAACAGATTTTGTAGTTGAAGACGGAGTTCTGGTTCGTTATGAAGGAAGTGCTTCAGAAGTTGTGATTCCAAACACGGTAATAGAAATTGGAGAGGGAGCCTTGGCTGAAGAAAATTTAAATAGCAGATTGAAAAAGGTTATCATACCATCTACTGTAACCAAAATAGGTAAGGAAGCATTTCACGGCTCTGGTGTAACAGAGGTTCTGTTCTCTGAAGGGAGTCAATTAAAAACCATTGGGGAATCAGCATTTGCTTATTGCACAAAGCTGCCTGCCATTTCATTGCCGGAAACGGTTACAGAGATCGGAGCGAGTGCGTTTGATGGTGACAGCTTACTTGGTGAGATTGCAATACCCGCATCCGTTACATCCATTGGAGATAAGGCATTTAATGTTTGCACGGGACTTCGCAAGGTTACCTTTGCAGCCTCTTCCAATTTAAAAACAATTGGAGAAGGAGCTTTCTATAATTGTTTCCGTCTCTCTGAACTGGACATTCCGGAGGGAGTTACGGAAGTAGGAGATCAGGCTTTTCGAATCAGTAAAACATTTGAACGCATATCTCTTCCATCTACACTTACAAAACTGGGAAGCTCTGTCCCGGCAGTTTTTGCTGCCGTTGGGAATTCAACGCAAAGCGGATCAGACAGCCTTTTAGAAATCAATATTGCAGAGGGAAATACGGTTTATTCTTCTTGGAATGGCTCTGTTTATACAGCAGATAAAAAATCTTTATTATATGTTCCATCTGCAAAAACGGGGACCGTAATTGTAAAAGAAGGAACTGAAACGATTGGAAACAACGCATTGATTCGCAGTAAACTGGATCATATTGCACTGCCCGAGAGTTTGAAAAGCATTGGCGAAAATGCTTTTTCCACAAGCAGCATCTCCAGCGTAGAGATTCCTGCCAGTGTTGAAAGCATCGGAAATAATGCATTTTTCTGGTGCAGCAATTTAAAGAGTGTTTTGCTTAATGACGGCCTAAAGAAAATTTCTTACGGAGCATTTTCTGAATCCCCTTTAAGCAGTGTAACTATTCCCGCCACAGTTGAATCTGTCGGTGAATATGCATTCGACAATGTGCAGAGTTGGGTTTTTGTAAAAGGCAGGGATACCATTTTAGAAAAAGATTTCATATCTTACTATAAACCTTTGACAATCTATGGTGAGAAGGGTTCAACCGCTGAAAGCTATGTGACGGAAACAAAAGCAGAAAAAGGAGAATCTTGTAAGCTGTCATTTGCTTTGCTGGATACCTTTGTTCCGGTTACTCAAATTGATTTGAACACAAAGTCCGTTCAATTAAAGCGGTTTGAGACCTTTAACCTAGAAGTGACCGTTCTTCCTGACGATGCGACGCATAAAGATATGATCTTTAAATCGCTAAATAGCGATGTGGCAACTGTTGACAGCACAGGAAAAATCACAGCAATTTCTTCAGGAACAACCGAAATACAGGTACTTTCTTCTGATGGACCATCCGTGAGCTGTACCGTAGTTGTAGAAAAAGGAGAGACGGACAGCGATTACACGATAAACAATCAAGGTGAAATTACCGGATATTACGGGACTGATAAAGATTTGATCTTTCCGGATACAGTAAACGAAGTGACCGTTGTCGGAATTGCAGATTACGCATTTTCTAAAAACAATCGAATCACATCGATTACTTTGCCTTCCAATATAAAATACATCGGAGACGGTGCTTTTGAAAATTGTATTAATCTAGGGGAAATTAATTTTTCAACTGGATTGCAGAGTATCGGTAAAGAGGCTTTCCATAACTGCGGCTATCTTTCGGAAGTTCATTTACCGGAAGGATTAAAAAACATGGGTGAAGGCGTCTTCATGAATTGCGAGAAATTAGAAAGAGTTAGCTTTCCTTCGACCTTGAAGGAGATTCCGGCTAAGGCCTTTTTAACTTGCTGGAGATTGCTGAAAGTAGAGCTTCCAGAGGGTGTGGAAGTAATTGGAGAGGATGCTTTTTATGAATGCGAGGCGATGGAGACTCTTGTTTTGCCAAATACGCTGAAGAACATTCAGGAAGGAGCGTTTACCGCTTGTGTAAGTTTAGAAGAAGCACGTATACCGGAAGGCGTGGTTTCAATTGAAAAAGAAGCCTTTATGAGCTGCACGGATATGAAGACAATCTATTTGCCTTCTACCTTAAAAACTTTCGGTAATGAATATGCAGGCGATGTTTTTGAACAGAGTGCAAGCGTACTCGGATGCGATCATCTTGAAACGATCACTGTAGCAGAAGGAAATTCTGTTTACTCGTCCAAGGATAATCTGCTTTACAGTGCAGATGGTAAAACATTGTTATTTTGCCCTAGAGGCCGTACCTCTGCTTCGGTGCAAGAAGGAACGGTAATAATTGGTGACTCTGCGTTCTTCTTCTGTTTGAAGCTGGAAAGCGTTACGCTTCCAAGCAGCATTCGCAAGCTGGACAAAAATGCATTTCACCTTTGTGAAAAATTGAAAGAGATTAATCTCCCTCAGGGATTGGAAACAATTGAATATGGCGCATTGGCAGAGTGTGTCAGCTTGACCGAGCTGAAAATCCCTTCCGGTGTCACTTCAATTGGAACATTCGCACTTTCCGGCTCAAATCTTACCAGCATAGAATTACCTTCCAGTGTGGTATCACTAGGTGATCGAGTATTCAGTGCAAGTTTGCAGTTAAAGAAAGTTACAATTCCTTCTATGCTTAAAAACGTCGGTGAGGATTTGTTCACTGGCTGCAATAAAGCATTATGCATTATAACAGATTCCAGTAACAGTACGATTTACCGTTATGCAATTGCAAATAATATACCGGTTCAGGTAACTGGAAGCAGTGGGGGAAGCAGTGGAGGAAGCAGTGGAGGCAAAGGAAGTTCTTCAAAATCAAAATCCACTGCTGAGGAAACGAAAACCACCAAATCTGTAGATGAAGTAACCGGAGCCGTTACAGAGAAAAAAATATACTCTGACGGCACATCAGAAAAAACCGTTACAGAAAAAGACGGTACCGTTACAAAAGTAATCATTAAGCCTGACGGTTCCATTTCCAATACAGAAAAACGAGCAGATGGGACACAAATTACCACAGAAGTTTCTTCTAGCGGAAAAGTAACTGCGAAGATTCAGCTGTCGAAAAGCTTAAAAAAGGAAAAGGGAGTTCGGGTAATTGTTCCTACAGGGGCAAAAACCGGTGCAGGACTTGTTGCCGTCCTTGTTCGTGGAGACGGAACCCGAGAAATTGTTAAAACAAGCATTCCGCTAAAGGATGGAATCGCATTTACAGCGGATTCTGATATGGATGTAGAAATTATAGACAACAGCAAAAAATTCTCAGATATTTCATCTTCTGATTGGCATGCTGATGCAGTGCAGTTTGTTGCGGCACGTGAATTGTTTGCTGGAACAGGAAAGGAGCAATTCAGCCCAAATGAGGATGCGAGCAGAGCAATGATCTTTACTGTTTTGGCTCGTCTTGACGGGCAGGATGTATCGGGTGGAGAAACCTGGTATGCAAAAGCTTCCGAATGGGCCGTTTCTCAACGAATCTCAGATGGTTTAAATCCAGACAGCAAGATTACCAGAGAGCAGTTGGTATCAATGCTTTATCGTTATGCAGGAACGCCTAAAGCGACAAGTGAGCTGGGTAAGTTTTATGACGCAGATGCTGTGTCTTCCTGGTCTGCCGATGCAATGCGCTGGGCAGTTGAAAATCATATTATTTCAGGAAAAGGCAATGGGAATCTGGAACCGTCTGCTTCTGCCACGAGGGCAGAAATTGCAGCGATGATGCAAAATTTTATTACAAACTGA
- a CDS encoding ABC transporter ATP-binding protein → MNQIRNCLKPYKKYIFYAVLFMLLDVVAEIMQPLLMAQIIGKGILLGDVSFILKIGLSMILLALVSIAAGIGNSKYSAKSGVGFAAELRQTLFKKVQSFSFRNIDTFSTASLSTRLTNDVTLLQNTVITGMRILIRAPLMLLFSIIMAVRLSVSLSIVLAVIVPILLVFVAIMVHYAMPRFKLMQKRVDILNQNIQENVTNVRVVKSFVRGAYEKEKFRDSNTNLMKASLHAMNLVIISMPMMMLLMNTSIVSIVWIGGTRIINGYMDVATMSAFINYIMMILMSLIMISMMFILFTRASASYQRIREVLDAEVDLTDHYDETHSDVIQQEVEEKIKGDVAFEHVSFSYDLKGQGDEILSDINFSAKQGEVIAIIGSTGAGKSSFVQLIPRLYDVTAGNVLIDGKDVREYNLHTLRSQIGMVLQKNTLFSGTIRDNLKWGDPNATDEEVILAAKNAQAHGFIMSFPKGYDTWIDQGGVNVSGGQKQRLCIARAMLKKPAILILDDSTSAVDTATEAKIRESFHESLKETTTFLIAQRISSVQDADKIIVLDEGKILDIGTHDQLLKRCQTYQEIYESQAGKEASA, encoded by the coding sequence TTGAATCAAATCAGGAATTGTCTTAAGCCATATAAGAAATACATTTTTTATGCTGTTTTATTTATGTTGCTGGATGTGGTTGCAGAAATTATGCAGCCTTTACTAATGGCGCAGATCATAGGAAAAGGAATTTTATTGGGAGATGTGAGTTTTATTCTTAAAATCGGGCTCTCTATGATTCTCTTAGCGTTAGTTTCGATTGCGGCAGGAATCGGAAATTCCAAATACTCGGCAAAATCGGGAGTTGGCTTTGCAGCAGAGCTGCGTCAGACCCTATTTAAAAAGGTACAGAGCTTTTCTTTTCGAAACATTGATACCTTTTCCACTGCTTCGCTCAGCACAAGATTGACAAACGACGTTACTTTATTGCAGAATACAGTGATTACGGGAATGCGAATCTTGATACGGGCACCGCTCATGCTGCTGTTTTCTATTATTATGGCAGTACGTTTGAGCGTATCTCTTTCGATTGTACTGGCTGTAATTGTACCGATTCTTTTAGTTTTTGTTGCGATTATGGTTCATTATGCCATGCCAAGATTTAAACTCATGCAAAAACGTGTGGATATTTTAAACCAAAATATTCAGGAAAACGTAACGAATGTAAGAGTTGTAAAATCATTTGTCCGCGGTGCGTATGAAAAAGAAAAATTCCGTGATTCCAATACAAATTTGATGAAAGCTTCTCTTCATGCAATGAATTTGGTGATTATCAGTATGCCAATGATGATGCTGCTTATGAATACATCCATCGTTTCCATTGTTTGGATTGGAGGAACACGCATTATCAATGGCTATATGGATGTTGCAACCATGTCAGCTTTTATCAACTACATCATGATGATTCTCATGTCGTTGATTATGATTTCAATGATGTTTATTTTATTTACAAGAGCGAGTGCATCTTATCAGAGAATACGTGAGGTATTGGATGCAGAGGTGGATTTGACAGACCATTATGACGAAACGCATTCAGATGTTATACAGCAGGAAGTGGAAGAGAAGATAAAAGGCGATGTAGCATTTGAACATGTCTCTTTTTCGTATGATTTAAAAGGCCAGGGAGACGAAATTCTCTCTGACATCAATTTTTCTGCAAAGCAGGGTGAAGTGATTGCAATTATTGGAAGTACAGGAGCAGGAAAAAGCTCTTTTGTGCAGTTGATTCCTAGATTATATGATGTCACAGCAGGAAACGTTTTAATTGATGGAAAAGATGTCAGAGAATATAATCTGCATACATTGAGAAGTCAAATTGGAATGGTGCTGCAAAAAAATACGCTGTTTTCCGGAACAATACGAGATAATCTAAAATGGGGCGACCCGAATGCAACAGATGAGGAAGTGATTCTCGCTGCAAAAAACGCACAAGCACACGGTTTTATTATGAGCTTTCCAAAAGGATATGACACTTGGATTGACCAAGGTGGTGTCAATGTATCCGGCGGACAAAAACAGCGTCTATGTATTGCGCGGGCAATGTTGAAAAAGCCCGCAATTCTCATTCTAGATGACAGTACGAGTGCAGTGGATACGGCGACAGAAGCAAAGATTCGTGAATCCTTTCATGAATCCTTAAAGGAGACAACGACGTTCTTAATTGCACAGAGAATCAGTTCGGTACAAGATGCGGATAAAATTATTGTATTGGATGAAGGCAAAATTTTAGATATTGGAACACATGACCAGTTATTGAAACGCTGTCAAACTTATCAGGAAATTTATGAATCACAAGCGGGAAAGGAGGCGAGTGCATAA
- a CDS encoding MarR family transcriptional regulator translates to MDLWRKALELDFRVRNLRVKWGYKMMKKYGLHPKQPMILTAISNMGSCSQRELAEKMHCSPASIGVSIRRLEKSGFVKKETSEVDSRSSRVQLTERGELATKKSKEMIELLTREMLRDFSQEELESYNHLLEKICTNLEEKRLEEKQSDFFDHEGE, encoded by the coding sequence ATGGATCTTTGGAGAAAAGCGCTGGAACTTGATTTTAGAGTTCGTAACCTTCGGGTAAAGTGGGGCTATAAGATGATGAAAAAATATGGGCTTCATCCGAAGCAGCCGATGATATTGACCGCAATTAGTAATATGGGAAGCTGTAGCCAAAGGGAATTAGCGGAAAAAATGCATTGCAGTCCTGCTTCCATTGGTGTTTCCATTCGTCGTTTGGAAAAATCAGGGTTTGTAAAAAAAGAGACAAGTGAAGTTGATTCACGGTCAAGTAGGGTGCAGTTAACAGAAAGAGGAGAGCTTGCTACTAAAAAAAGCAAGGAGATGATAGAACTGCTTACGAGAGAAATGCTGCGGGATTTTTCACAGGAGGAATTGGAGTCGTATAATCATTTGCTAGAAAAAATATGTACAAATTTAGAAGAAAAACGGCTGGAAGAAAAACAGAGCGATTTTTTCGATCATGAGGGGGAATAA